The following nucleotide sequence is from Tolumonas lignilytica.
ACCTTCGGGTTATGAGCCCGACGAGCTACCAAGCTGCTCCATCCCGCGTCAATGAGAATGATAATAGTTGGAAACAAAACAAATTACAAGCTTTTAATTCCGAAAAATGATTAGATGAAAAACAAATCATCTTTAAACGATTAAAATAATAGCGCAATTATCGAACAATATAGCCAGACGCAATACGCGTATGCTGCAAACCGAAAACAAAAAAGCCGCTTTAAAAGCGGCTTTTAAAATTTGGTTGCGGGGGCAGGATTTGAACCTACGACCTTCGGGTTATGAGCCCGACGAGCTACCAAGCTGCTCCACCCCGCGTCAGAGGCCAGAATAGTAATCAGATAGTTATAAACAAGCAAGCCTTATTTATTATTGCCAATCCTGACTGTTTATTTAATAAACACATCTAACCAGGCAAACAGAATGATTCGGTTCTATGCTCTGAATAACGCATTAATTCTGTTTACACAACCGGCAGACCGATGGGATCATCATGCTTTATCTTCATTATTGGATCATGACACGCTATGAGTTACGAACTGACAGACCTGGAACGCAATGCAGCCCTAAAATTGAATGCTGATTATCGTTATGAATACTTCCTCAGCAAAGTCGCACGTAGCGGTGAATTATGGGCCTTGAAGGATGAAAACGGGTTGCTGTTTCTTAACTCAGATAATGATGAAACATGCCTGCCGGTATGGCCTCATCCTGATTATGCAAAACTATGGGCTGTCGATGACCTGAAAAACTATCAACCGCAATCCATCACCCTGAAAATCTGGTTGGAACGCTGGATTGATGGTCTGACACAGGATGGTATTTCCGTCACGGTATTCCCTCTTCAAGGTGAAGAGAATCTGGTGGAAGAACCCGCAGAACTGGCCGAAGCCTTAAATAAAAAACTGGCGCAATACGCACAGGAATAGTTCAAAAAGGAAGCGCATTCTCAGGCTATATATCCATATTATCCGGAGATAATAAAATGAATTTGCTTGAATTAAATGATTCACTGATGGAAATACGTCAGCAGGAAGAATCGCTGCAATGGCCTGTATTTAATGAAGCATTAGCCTGGGAATTGGGTTGTACACTTCAATTGGCCGCCTCACTCAATCAAGCAGCCGTACACATCGAAATTGAAGCTTTTGGTCGGATGTTGTTTGTCTGTGCCATGCCCGGCAGTGCGCCCAGCAATGCTGATTGGGCTCGCCGGAAACGGAATGTCGTTCAATTACTGCAACGCAGTTCATTGGCGATCGGGCTTGGATTGAAACGCGATGACACGGATCTGCAGCGCAAAATGGGGTTGCCTGATCGCGACTATGCTCCTCACGGTGGCAGCTTCCCGTTACGAATTTTAGGTTCGGGTTGTATTGGTACAATCACCGTGTCGGGGATGCCGGAATTTGATGACCACGAACTGATCGTCACTGTGTTACAAGCCTGGCAGGAAAATGGCTGGCAAAAACCCTCTCTTTTATAGCTCCTGACGGGTTAACGCATCAGATAAAAAAAGGCCGCCCGAAGGCGGCCAATGCATTACACAGGGGTAAATTATTTCTGTTTCAGCCAGAGGAACTGGAAAGGTTCCAAGGCGATCACACCGTTTTCTAGCGAAATATCCTGCTGCTGATATTGGTCATAAACATAATGACCAAAACCAGTTTGCTCCAGAATGGCTTGTGATAACGTTTGCTGTTGGGCAGACATATTCATCAGTACCAGCGTCTTATGCCAGTCACGTTCACGCATAAATGAAAAGACATGTGTATTTTCGTTGTGCACCATCTGATAGTTATTTTCGTTGTAAAACTCAGGGATCGTTTTACGCAAAGCGATCATCCGCTGTAATGCACTGAATACCCGATGTTCAATCGTGCCGACTTCGTTACGTTTCGCCGCTTTCTTCCAGTCGATGATCGGACGGTTCAACCAACGGTTATCATCTTGTTTAGTCGGATCTTCCAGGAAGGAATAGTCGTTCGTACAAGCCAGTTCATCACCGTAATACACCAGTGGTATGCCGCCAAAGGACATAATGCCGCTGTGCATCAGCAACGTTTTCCGGATGGCTTGTTCAATCAGTTCCGCATTCCCCTCTTCCAACCCTTTCTCTAACCCCAGTAACGTGGCGGTTGCCCCGGTGATCCGCGCATCCTGTGTTTTCGGGTTATACATGAAGCGTTGGCCTTTGGCGGGGCTGCCCGCAAACTCCCCGACATAATAGGAAATCATGAACTGCTTGTGATCGAACGGGTTATAACCAGCAGCCAGAATGTCCTGATCGGCATAACCTAAGCCAATATCATCGTGGCAACGGATGTAATTGATCCACGTGGTCCCTTTCGGTAAACGCGGGATGTTCTGCAGACCATGCTCCAGAATACGCTTGTTCTGCGTTGCCATCGCATCCCACAAATACACCATGTAGGAGGCGTTATAAGCAATTTCACATTCGTCAACCGTGCCACCCCCGAGGTATTTCACAATCTCAACGGGCTGCACAATCGCTTCTGCTTTGAAGATCGCGCCGGGCGCGGCAATCTTGGTACACGCCTTAAACAGCTGCAACAGGATATGGGCTTCGTCTAAGTTCTGGCTCTGCGTACCCAGCTTTTTCCACATAAATGCCACAGCATCAAGTCGCAGAACGTCCACTCCCTGATTCGCCAGATTGAGCAGGATCTTGATCATCTCAATAAAGACTTTCGGGTTGGTATAGTTCAGATCCCATTGGTAGGTGTTAAAAACCGTAAACACCCATTTGTTGATGGCTGGCAGATAGGTGAAATTCCCCGGTGCATTTTCCGGGAAAATTTCCGGCAGAGTTTGTTCAAACGCATCAGGCATCGTACGGTCATCATACATGTAATACATGTCCTGATATTCTTTCTCACCCTGCAGCGCTTTTTTCGCCCACTCATGCTCATTAGAGGTATGGTTTAAGACCAGATCCAATTCCAGCAGCATATTCTTGGTGCGGAACGTTTGGGCTATCTTGCGGATATCCGCCATCGAACCAAAACGCTTTTCAACCGTACGATAATCACTGACAGCATAACCGCCGTCATTGGCCTCTTGTGGCATCTTCAGCAATGGCATCAGATGCACATAGTTCACGCCTAACTCTTCCAGATAGTCGATCTTCTGCATAAATCCTTTCAGATTTTTGCTGAACCGATCGACATACAACATAGTCGCGACCCAGTTCGGACTCATGATCCAATCTTTGTTTTCTTCACGCTGCCGATCGAGTTCGCGCAATTCAGGATCTCGCGCCAGATACATATCGGCCAGCGCTAACACCAGTTCAGAAAATCGGTTGGAAAAATCAGCCCGCTCGCCATAGAGACGAGCGAACTTGGCATACACTTCATTGAATTGAGCACCGAGACGAACTAAAAATTCGGATAAATTTTTATCACCGTGTTTTTTGCTCAGCAGGCTGACTACGTCGTGCAGTAGCTTGTCTTTATTCACTGACATTAATGACCTCTCTCAAATCAGGCAGCAGATAAAATCTTGGCAACGATCGGTGCTTTCTGTTGCTGTAACAAACTGCTTGCCGTATCCGTATCAAACAGGTGCACATGTTCAAGCTTGAAGCTTGCCTTAATCGTTTTTCCACGTGGAATGAGATGGCTACCATCAGTGACAACTACGACTTGATCTTCGTCCGCATATTGGGTGTATGCGAATGTCGTCCCGCCCAGTGCTTCAACAACATCGACTTTCAATGCAATATTGACATCACCTTCAACATCAATTTCCAGATGTTCAGGACGAATCCCCATCAACAAGACATCACCGACTGTTACGGCGCGATCTAATGTCATGCTGAATTGTTCCCCACCAGCAAGCTCCAGCGTGGCTTTGTTGTTGTCCACCTGCAGCACTTTGGCGTTCAGGAAATTCATGCGCGGAGAGCCGATAAACCCAGCTACAAATTGATTTACAGGGTTATGATAAAGTTCCAACGGAGCGCCGACCTGCTCAACACGACCATCACGTAATACGACGATCTTGTCAGCCATGGTCATGGCTTCTACCTGATCATGTGTCACATAGACCATGGTGTTGCCCAATTGCTCGTGCAGTTTGGAAATCTCCACGCGCATTTGCACACGCAATTCCGCATCCAGATTCGAGAGTGGTTCGTCAAATAAAAACACCTTCGGATTCCGTACTATGGTACGACCAATCGCGACACGCTGACGCTGACCCCCAGACAGTTGTTTTGGCAAGCGATCCAATAAATGTTCTAGCTTCAGAATGCGCGCGGCTTCGCCTACCCGTTGTTCAATTTCGTCTTTAGGACGCTTCGCCAGACGCAATCCGAAACTCATGTTTTCTTTCACTGTCATATGCGGATAAAGCGCATATGACTGAAACACCATGGCAATTCCGCGATCAGACGGAGACACGTCATTCACTGTCAAACCGTCGATAATCACTTCGCCATCAGAGATGGTTTCCAAACCGGCGATCATGCGCAGTAATGTGGATTTACCACATCCAGACGGGCCAACAAAGACCACAAACTCGCCATGTTTTATATCCAGATCCACCCCATGAATGGTTTGAACTGCACCGAAACGCTTAATGACTTTATTCAGTTTTAAATCAGCCATTCTGGTTATCCTTCTTTCAAATCTTCATATCAATGCGAAATGCCAATCAGCCTTTCACGCCGGCACTCGCCATACTTCTGACAAACTTTTTCTGGAACAACAGGAACACGATCAATACAGGGATCGTCACCATGCTGGCGTAAGCCATGATCTCGCCCCATTCGGTCGTAGTACCAAAGAATTGCTGGATACCAGGTTGCAATGGCCGGGCTGATTCGCCTTGAACCACCATGATTGGCCACAGGTATTGGTTCCACATGTTCAGGAATTGCAGGATAGCTACCGTTGCAAACACAGGGCCTGACATCGGCACGATAACCTTCCAATAGATCTGCCAAGGTGTGGCACCATCAATCGCAGCAGCTTCATCGAAGTCTTTCGGAATATCACGAAAGAACTGATAAAACAGGAAGATAGAAAAGGCATTCGCAACCATGGGTAATATTTGAACATGCAAGGTGTTCAGCCATGAACTTTCCAGAATGAGCTGACCATTTTCCCAGCCGATCCAGGGCAGATGCGCCACCAGCATCAGCAAAGGAACGGAGATCGCTTCAAAAGGAATGATCAAGAGCGCAATGATCGCCGCCAGAACGAAATTCTGACCGGTCCAGCGCAAGCGTGACAAAGAAAACGCGGCAAGACTGTTGACCAATAACCCAAGCAATACGGTGGAACCCGTAATGAACATAGAGTTCACGAACATGGTCTTGATCGCGCTTTTTTCAAAGACAGCAATATAGTTATTCAATGAAATATCACCCACCGGCAATAACGCCCGGATTGAGAACAAATCAGTGAATATTTGCTGCTGTGGTTTAAATGACGACATGATCATGAAAACCAGAGGAAACAAGAAAATATAAGCCAGCAATAACAACGCCGCATAAGTCAGCAAACGTTTGTAGATAAAGCGTGGATCAACCATTTGAGATGAGGAAACCATGATTATTTCTCCCGCTTGTCGAAGTAGTATTTCTGACCCAGTGCAATCGCCAGAATGACAAGGAAATACACCACACTGATCGTGGCACCATAGCCAATATCCTGTTCACGGAAGCCTTTGCGAACAGCGTGATACATGACTGTGGAGGTCGAATCAGACGGCCCGCCACCGGTCATGACATCAACTTGGGTAAACAAGCCAAATGCCGCGATGGTAGTAGAGATAATGACGAAGATGGTGGTGTTGCGCAGACCCGGCAGCGTGACATTACGGAATTTCTGCCAGCTATTGGCGCCATCTAATGATGCAGCTTCATATAAATCTTCCGGGATGTTCTGCAAACCAGCCAGAAAAATTAACATCTGATAACCCGCACCCTGCCAAGCAGACATGATCACGATGGCAGGCATCGACCATTTAGGATCACCCAGCCAATTGATCTTACCGATCATGCCAAATGAGATTTTGTTCAGGAATTCATTCACCAGCCCAATGTCTTTGTGGTAAAGAAATGTCC
It contains:
- a CDS encoding DUF2750 domain-containing protein, whose product is MSYELTDLERNAALKLNADYRYEYFLSKVARSGELWALKDENGLLFLNSDNDETCLPVWPHPDYAKLWAVDDLKNYQPQSITLKIWLERWIDGLTQDGISVTVFPLQGEENLVEEPAELAEALNKKLAQYAQE
- a CDS encoding heme-degrading domain-containing protein; this translates as MNLLELNDSLMEIRQQEESLQWPVFNEALAWELGCTLQLAASLNQAAVHIEIEAFGRMLFVCAMPGSAPSNADWARRKRNVVQLLQRSSLAIGLGLKRDDTDLQRKMGLPDRDYAPHGGSFPLRILGSGCIGTITVSGMPEFDDHELIVTVLQAWQENGWQKPSLL
- a CDS encoding amylosucrase, which gives rise to MSVNKDKLLHDVVSLLSKKHGDKNLSEFLVRLGAQFNEVYAKFARLYGERADFSNRFSELVLALADMYLARDPELRELDRQREENKDWIMSPNWVATMLYVDRFSKNLKGFMQKIDYLEELGVNYVHLMPLLKMPQEANDGGYAVSDYRTVEKRFGSMADIRKIAQTFRTKNMLLELDLVLNHTSNEHEWAKKALQGEKEYQDMYYMYDDRTMPDAFEQTLPEIFPENAPGNFTYLPAINKWVFTVFNTYQWDLNYTNPKVFIEMIKILLNLANQGVDVLRLDAVAFMWKKLGTQSQNLDEAHILLQLFKACTKIAAPGAIFKAEAIVQPVEIVKYLGGGTVDECEIAYNASYMVYLWDAMATQNKRILEHGLQNIPRLPKGTTWINYIRCHDDIGLGYADQDILAAGYNPFDHKQFMISYYVGEFAGSPAKGQRFMYNPKTQDARITGATATLLGLEKGLEEGNAELIEQAIRKTLLMHSGIMSFGGIPLVYYGDELACTNDYSFLEDPTKQDDNRWLNRPIIDWKKAAKRNEVGTIEHRVFSALQRMIALRKTIPEFYNENNYQMVHNENTHVFSFMRERDWHKTLVLMNMSAQQQTLSQAILEQTGFGHYVYDQYQQQDISLENGVIALEPFQFLWLKQK
- a CDS encoding ABC transporter ATP-binding protein; this translates as MADLKLNKVIKRFGAVQTIHGVDLDIKHGEFVVFVGPSGCGKSTLLRMIAGLETISDGEVIIDGLTVNDVSPSDRGIAMVFQSYALYPHMTVKENMSFGLRLAKRPKDEIEQRVGEAARILKLEHLLDRLPKQLSGGQRQRVAIGRTIVRNPKVFLFDEPLSNLDAELRVQMRVEISKLHEQLGNTMVYVTHDQVEAMTMADKIVVLRDGRVEQVGAPLELYHNPVNQFVAGFIGSPRMNFLNAKVLQVDNNKATLELAGGEQFSMTLDRAVTVGDVLLMGIRPEHLEIDVEGDVNIALKVDVVEALGGTTFAYTQYADEDQVVVVTDGSHLIPRGKTIKASFKLEHVHLFDTDTASSLLQQQKAPIVAKILSAA
- a CDS encoding carbohydrate ABC transporter permease, which produces MVSSSQMVDPRFIYKRLLTYAALLLLAYIFLFPLVFMIMSSFKPQQQIFTDLFSIRALLPVGDISLNNYIAVFEKSAIKTMFVNSMFITGSTVLLGLLVNSLAAFSLSRLRWTGQNFVLAAIIALLIIPFEAISVPLLMLVAHLPWIGWENGQLILESSWLNTLHVQILPMVANAFSIFLFYQFFRDIPKDFDEAAAIDGATPWQIYWKVIVPMSGPVFATVAILQFLNMWNQYLWPIMVVQGESARPLQPGIQQFFGTTTEWGEIMAYASMVTIPVLIVFLLFQKKFVRSMASAGVKG